Proteins co-encoded in one Dyella japonica A8 genomic window:
- a CDS encoding transglutaminase-like domain-containing protein codes for MRTARRFSFLRLHRTLPAALVLACLSGAAVATAPPDSPVQHAITLVDAGQFASAETDIAKALAQPGLPPDARDALLFQRERMRRILLDFTLDADAAKAGVRKQIPDLTEAEFARWDRQGLIEHQVIDGRTLYFKRAPNNLFLLSKEAAARRMQPSPSGDSPMQSINDHHRATRRDALAMHRSEVTPNHVRVTETVTVRADAVPAGETIRAWLPFPRELPGQQQDVTLVDSQPTGARLAPADTLQRTAYLEKKAEAGKPTTFAVSYELTIYAQYHEIDAAKVVPATITPELAPFVAERAPHIVFTDDLRAFSRKAVGDEKNPYRIAQKLFAAVDEIPWAGAREYSTISNLSDYTLHAGHGDCGEQTMLLIALLRLNGIPARWQSGWIFSDGEYNNIHDWGQLYLAPYGWVPMDVTFGQLHPAPGDDPALRWFYLGGLDAYRIAFNSDFSQPFVPLKQFFRSETVDSQRGELEWRGGNVYFDQWDYDFTWQLLPTPQRAGK; via the coding sequence GTGCGGACGGCCCGACGCTTTTCATTCCTGCGCCTTCACCGCACCCTGCCGGCCGCGCTGGTCCTTGCCTGCCTGTCCGGGGCCGCCGTTGCCACGGCCCCGCCAGACTCGCCCGTGCAGCATGCCATCACCCTGGTCGACGCAGGGCAGTTCGCATCGGCGGAAACCGACATCGCCAAGGCGCTGGCCCAGCCCGGGCTTCCGCCGGACGCACGCGACGCCCTGTTGTTCCAGCGCGAACGCATGCGTCGCATCCTGCTCGATTTCACGCTCGACGCCGACGCTGCCAAGGCAGGCGTGCGCAAACAGATTCCCGACCTCACTGAGGCGGAGTTCGCCCGCTGGGACCGGCAAGGCCTGATCGAGCATCAGGTGATCGACGGCCGCACGCTCTACTTCAAACGGGCGCCGAACAACCTGTTCCTGCTCAGCAAGGAAGCGGCCGCGCGGCGAATGCAGCCGTCGCCATCCGGCGACAGCCCGATGCAATCGATCAACGACCACCATCGCGCCACGCGACGCGACGCGCTGGCCATGCATCGAAGCGAGGTCACGCCCAACCACGTGCGCGTCACCGAGACCGTGACCGTCCGTGCCGACGCCGTGCCCGCGGGTGAAACCATCCGGGCGTGGCTGCCCTTTCCGCGCGAACTGCCCGGGCAGCAACAGGACGTGACGCTCGTGGACAGCCAGCCCACGGGAGCGCGGTTGGCACCTGCCGACACCCTGCAGCGCACGGCCTACCTGGAGAAGAAGGCCGAAGCCGGCAAGCCCACCACCTTCGCCGTCAGCTATGAACTGACCATCTACGCGCAGTACCACGAGATCGACGCCGCGAAGGTGGTGCCTGCGACGATCACGCCCGAGCTCGCGCCTTTCGTCGCCGAGCGCGCGCCGCATATCGTGTTCACCGACGACCTGCGCGCGTTTTCGCGCAAGGCGGTCGGCGACGAGAAGAACCCGTACCGCATCGCACAGAAGCTCTTCGCTGCGGTCGATGAGATTCCCTGGGCCGGCGCCCGCGAATACTCGACCATCAGCAACCTCAGCGACTACACGCTGCACGCCGGCCATGGCGACTGCGGCGAACAGACCATGCTGCTGATCGCGCTGCTGCGCCTCAACGGTATCCCCGCGCGCTGGCAGTCCGGCTGGATCTTCTCCGATGGCGAGTACAACAACATCCACGACTGGGGCCAGCTCTACCTCGCGCCCTACGGCTGGGTACCCATGGACGTGACCTTCGGCCAGCTCCATCCGGCCCCGGGGGACGACCCCGCCCTGCGGTGGTTCTACCTCGGCGGGCTGGACGCGTACCGCATCGCCTTCAACAGCGACTTCAGCCAGCCTTTTGTGCCGCTCAAGCAGTTCTTCCGCTCCGAGACGGTGGATTCGCAGCGTGGCGAACTGGAGTGGCGCGGCGGCAATGTGTATTTCGACCAGTGGGACTACGATTTCACATGGCAGCTCCTGCCCACGCCCCAACGAGCCGGGAAGTAG